From one Variovorax sp. PBL-H6 genomic stretch:
- a CDS encoding winged helix-turn-helix domain-containing protein: MTAPTHLAVLDDEVEITTLLSGYLHGQGFRVSQLHAGPALLELMASDPPALVLLDLGLPGEDGFAIARQLREHWRCGLVIVTGRGDAVDKVVGLEVGADDYVTKPFDLRELVARIKAVLRRMVPSEPGQATRPGAEEANLLHFARWELDTSARRLLDPNRREVALTTGEFDLLSTLATHPGRVLSRDFLLDATRGRDGGPFDRTIDVQIGRLRRKLEDDSNNPQIIKSVRGAGYILVPRIESGRA; this comes from the coding sequence GTGACCGCCCCCACCCACCTCGCCGTCCTTGATGATGAAGTCGAGATCACCACCTTGCTCTCGGGCTATCTGCACGGGCAAGGATTCCGTGTCAGTCAGCTGCACGCCGGCCCGGCGCTCCTGGAACTCATGGCGAGCGACCCCCCGGCGCTGGTGCTGCTGGACCTGGGCCTGCCCGGCGAAGACGGCTTCGCCATCGCCCGCCAGCTGCGCGAGCACTGGCGCTGCGGCCTGGTGATTGTCACCGGCCGCGGGGATGCGGTCGACAAGGTGGTCGGCCTTGAGGTCGGTGCCGACGACTACGTGACAAAGCCCTTCGATTTGCGCGAACTGGTGGCGCGCATCAAGGCCGTGCTGCGCCGGATGGTCCCTTCGGAGCCTGGGCAGGCCACCAGGCCGGGCGCCGAAGAGGCGAACCTGCTGCACTTTGCCCGCTGGGAACTTGACACGTCCGCGCGCCGCCTTCTGGACCCGAACCGCAGGGAGGTGGCGCTCACCACGGGCGAGTTCGACCTGCTCAGCACGCTGGCCACTCACCCGGGCCGGGTGCTGTCGCGCGACTTCCTTCTCGACGCCACTCGAGGCCGCGACGGCGGGCCCTTCGACCGCACCATCGATGTCCAGATCGGGCGCTTGCGCCGCAAGCTGGAGGACGACTCCAACAATCCGCAGATCATCAAGTCGGTCCGGGGTGCAGGCTACATCCTGGTTCCCAGGATCGAATCCGGGCGGGCCTGA
- the adhP gene encoding alcohol dehydrogenase AdhP, which produces MKAAVVRAFGQPLEIEEVVIPEVPPGQVLVKVAASGVCHTDLHAADGDWPVKPTLPFIPGHEGVGHVAAVGSGVKDLKEGDRVGVPWLHTACGHCEHCITGWETLCDHQQMTGYTVNGGYAEYVLADPGYVGHLPANVGFTEIAPILCAGVTVYKGLKVLDCKPGDWVAISGVGGLGHLAVQYAKAMGFHVVAVDIDEEKLQLAKEVGADMLVDASKQDPAQAVQKALRGAHGVLVTAVSRTAFAQAVGMLHKRGTMSMVGLPPGDFALPIFDMVLNAKTVRGSIVGTRKDLQEALEFAAEGKVRTVCSEDRLDNINQVLDRMRHGQIEGRVVMRLTDEA; this is translated from the coding sequence ATGAAAGCAGCCGTTGTCCGCGCTTTTGGACAACCCCTCGAGATTGAAGAAGTGGTCATCCCCGAGGTGCCGCCGGGCCAGGTGCTGGTCAAGGTTGCGGCATCAGGCGTCTGCCACACCGATCTGCATGCCGCTGACGGCGACTGGCCGGTCAAGCCGACCCTGCCCTTCATCCCTGGCCATGAGGGCGTCGGCCACGTGGCGGCCGTCGGGTCCGGCGTGAAGGATCTGAAGGAGGGTGACCGCGTGGGCGTGCCGTGGCTGCACACCGCCTGCGGCCACTGCGAGCACTGCATCACCGGCTGGGAAACGCTGTGCGACCACCAGCAGATGACCGGCTACACCGTCAACGGCGGCTACGCGGAGTACGTCCTTGCCGATCCCGGATACGTGGGCCATCTTCCGGCGAATGTCGGCTTCACGGAGATCGCGCCGATCCTGTGCGCCGGAGTCACCGTCTACAAGGGCCTGAAGGTGCTCGACTGCAAGCCGGGTGACTGGGTGGCGATCTCGGGCGTCGGCGGACTGGGCCACCTGGCGGTGCAGTACGCAAAGGCCATGGGCTTCCACGTCGTCGCGGTCGACATCGACGAAGAAAAACTGCAGCTTGCCAAGGAGGTCGGCGCCGACATGCTTGTCGATGCCTCGAAGCAGGACCCGGCACAAGCGGTGCAGAAGGCCCTGCGCGGTGCGCACGGCGTGCTGGTGACGGCGGTGTCCCGCACGGCCTTTGCCCAGGCGGTGGGCATGCTCCACAAGCGGGGCACCATGTCGATGGTCGGACTGCCGCCGGGTGACTTCGCGCTGCCGATCTTCGACATGGTGCTCAATGCCAAGACCGTTCGAGGGTCGATCGTCGGAACCCGCAAGGACCTTCAGGAAGCGCTGGAGTTCGCGGCCGAAGGCAAGGTGCGAACCGTATGCAGCGAAGACCGCCTCGACAACATCAACCAGGTCTTGGACAGGATGCGCCACGGCCAGATCGAAGGCAGGGTCGTCATGCGCCTGACCGACGAGGCGTAG
- a CDS encoding AraC family transcriptional regulator → MEEQLKELRSLAAHAQNKRTETGIPRVAMVQGAIPEHELAAVYDPMVNVILQGSKSMTVGRQTLHYDPATYFVMSIELPAAGVVRSASSGAPYLAVSLTLAPAVLASLLSDLPETADFAGQESAFSVAAVTPELLDAWVRMLRLMGHPADIPALAPAYEREILYRVLQGPMGWMLRDIATPETSLARINRVVQRIREEFARPLRMEELAEDAAMSVSAFHRHFKAATTLSPLQYQKQTRLLQARTLLISAGANVTSVAHEVGYESSTQFSREYARAFGLPPSKDAARIAASMR, encoded by the coding sequence ATGGAAGAACAGTTGAAAGAGCTTCGAAGCTTGGCGGCTCATGCGCAGAACAAGCGGACTGAAACGGGCATTCCTCGTGTGGCGATGGTGCAGGGGGCCATCCCGGAGCATGAGCTTGCCGCCGTCTATGACCCCATGGTCAACGTCATCTTGCAGGGCAGCAAGTCGATGACCGTGGGTAGGCAGACGCTGCACTACGACCCGGCCACCTACTTCGTGATGTCCATCGAGCTCCCGGCGGCGGGTGTGGTGCGCAGCGCCAGCTCGGGTGCCCCGTACCTTGCCGTGAGTCTGACCCTGGCGCCCGCTGTACTGGCCAGCTTGTTGTCCGATTTGCCTGAAACTGCCGACTTCGCCGGCCAGGAATCAGCCTTCTCGGTCGCAGCAGTGACTCCGGAGTTGCTGGATGCCTGGGTCCGGATGCTGCGGTTGATGGGCCATCCCGCGGACATCCCGGCGCTGGCCCCGGCCTATGAGCGCGAAATCCTCTACAGAGTGCTGCAGGGGCCCATGGGCTGGATGCTGCGTGACATCGCGACGCCGGAAACCTCCTTGGCGCGAATCAACCGCGTGGTCCAACGTATCCGCGAAGAGTTTGCGCGTCCGTTGCGCATGGAGGAACTCGCCGAAGATGCGGCCATGAGCGTCTCGGCGTTCCACCGTCACTTCAAGGCGGCAACGACCCTCAGTCCCTTGCAGTACCAGAAGCAGACCCGCCTGCTGCAGGCCAGAACGTTGCTGATTTCCGCCGGCGCCAACGTCACCTCCGTTGCGCATGAGGTGGGGTACGAAAGCTCAACCCAGTTCAGCCGGGAATACGCGCGTGCCTTCGGGTTGCCTCCTTCGAAGGACGCTGCGCGAATTGCCGCAAGCATGCGATGA
- a CDS encoding TraR/DksA C4-type zinc finger protein gives MNHLSVTDCDAFAERLELMKRSVLEELYRAIVMDESARESWDHEVRSHADEAEALRLEDLRGVEVEIDRARLEDIRQAQRRMAEGRYGVCSDCAENIPRERLLAQPAAIRCAACQAALEAPHRR, from the coding sequence ATGAACCATCTGAGCGTTACCGATTGCGATGCATTCGCCGAAAGGCTCGAACTCATGAAGCGCAGCGTGCTGGAGGAACTGTACCGCGCCATTGTCATGGACGAGAGTGCGCGCGAGTCTTGGGATCACGAGGTGCGAAGCCACGCTGACGAAGCCGAAGCTCTCCGGCTCGAAGACCTGCGCGGCGTCGAGGTGGAGATCGACCGCGCCCGGCTCGAGGATATTCGCCAGGCCCAGCGGCGCATGGCCGAAGGCCGCTACGGCGTCTGCTCCGATTGCGCCGAGAACATCCCGCGCGAAAGGCTGCTGGCGCAGCCCGCGGCCATCCGCTGCGCCGCTTGCCAAGCCGCTCTCGAGGCTCCGCATCGCCGGTAA